The following proteins are encoded in a genomic region of Streptomyces collinus Tu 365:
- a CDS encoding protein kinase domain-containing protein, whose protein sequence is MNARYRLVESIGQGGMGRVWRAVDEMLDRLVAVKEIRIDGSDAEDVRTRRERTLREGRATARIDHPNVVRVYDVVDEGERLWIVMELVPGRSLERVVAEEGPLGPREAARIGLGLVAALRQVHARGVLHRDIKPGNVLVEAGTAAGAGRVVLTDFGIAAIQDATALTMVGMLVGSPDYMAPERIAGRHQGPPSDLWSLGATLCAALAGHSPFSRDTTLATLHAVLHEEPELPASPGPLRALLAALLSKDPSDRPTLTALERALHLIADPPPPPALPAASRPPGTAQGEPAGGRTPDAAPARPPTAASAGPIPTGAGSPGPPPVERPAGAAGPPDGPAGPAGPARRAGVSTDEGGGAPVRSGPPVAGIGTPVVLRGEPTATSGLLGDGGRAEPAGLAGTGHAGSGAEGLPTRPAGSPAGRGGPAGPDTDRRPGVPFEVAVPGDGARHRRTALLAALGVVAVGVVVAVLLAASGGGGRRGAAPGAAGPAASRGGSSAAASQAPPGASTASPSATPTGATGGPSTAGGTGTPTGAPPGGRVEAGGFAWVPPRGWRRDVKTGAEVHYTSPDGRQELVAKSSLARGDLWGTWQRSERDARQGRDYVRVRLARTSFQGYPAVVWEYTFTLKGTPWHARLLGFDADGKSYQVNTWYRPEIETGAVQTYSTVKETFTVL, encoded by the coding sequence GTGAACGCGCGCTACCGGCTGGTCGAAAGCATCGGCCAGGGGGGAATGGGGCGGGTGTGGCGGGCCGTCGACGAAATGCTCGACCGGCTGGTCGCGGTGAAGGAGATCCGTATCGACGGATCCGACGCCGAGGACGTCCGCACCCGCCGCGAACGCACCCTGCGCGAGGGGCGGGCGACGGCGCGGATCGACCATCCCAACGTCGTGCGCGTCTACGACGTCGTGGACGAGGGGGAACGCCTCTGGATCGTCATGGAGCTGGTCCCCGGCCGTTCGCTGGAGCGCGTCGTGGCGGAGGAGGGCCCGCTCGGCCCGCGCGAGGCCGCGCGCATCGGTCTCGGCCTGGTGGCGGCGCTGCGCCAGGTGCACGCGCGCGGGGTGCTGCACCGGGACATCAAACCGGGGAACGTCCTGGTCGAGGCCGGGACGGCCGCCGGGGCGGGGCGCGTGGTCCTCACGGACTTCGGCATCGCCGCGATCCAGGACGCCACGGCCCTCACCATGGTCGGCATGCTCGTCGGCTCCCCCGACTACATGGCGCCCGAGCGGATAGCGGGGCGGCACCAGGGCCCGCCGTCCGACCTGTGGTCCCTGGGGGCGACCCTGTGCGCGGCGCTGGCGGGTCACTCACCGTTCTCCCGCGACACGACCCTGGCCACTCTGCACGCGGTCCTCCACGAGGAGCCCGAACTCCCCGCGTCCCCGGGCCCGCTGCGCGCCCTGCTCGCCGCCCTGCTGAGCAAGGACCCGTCCGACCGCCCCACCCTCACCGCCCTGGAGAGGGCCCTCCACCTGATCGCCGACCCGCCCCCACCACCGGCCCTCCCGGCAGCGTCCCGGCCGCCCGGGACGGCGCAGGGCGAGCCCGCCGGAGGGAGGACCCCGGACGCGGCACCTGCCCGTCCGCCGACCGCCGCGTCCGCGGGCCCGATCCCGACCGGAGCGGGGAGCCCCGGACCGCCACCCGTCGAGCGCCCGGCCGGTGCGGCGGGGCCCCCGGACGGACCCGCCGGACCCGCCGGACCCGCGCGTCGAGCCGGTGTGTCCACGGACGAGGGGGGCGGTGCCCCGGTCCGTTCCGGGCCACCCGTCGCCGGCATCGGCACTCCCGTGGTCCTCAGGGGCGAGCCGACCGCCACCAGTGGCCTGCTCGGTGACGGGGGACGGGCCGAGCCCGCGGGCTTGGCCGGGACGGGGCATGCCGGTTCCGGGGCCGAGGGCCTGCCCACCAGGCCCGCCGGGTCCCCGGCCGGCCGTGGTGGGCCGGCCGGGCCGGACACCGACCGTCGTCCGGGGGTGCCGTTCGAGGTCGCGGTACCCGGTGACGGGGCCCGCCACCGCCGCACCGCGTTGCTCGCCGCGCTCGGGGTCGTGGCCGTCGGGGTCGTGGTGGCCGTGCTGCTCGCCGCCTCCGGGGGCGGCGGCCGGCGCGGTGCCGCCCCCGGGGCGGCCGGCCCCGCGGCGTCGCGCGGCGGCTCCTCGGCCGCCGCTTCCCAGGCGCCCCCGGGCGCGTCCACCGCCTCCCCGTCCGCGACACCCACGGGAGCGACCGGCGGTCCTTCGACCGCCGGCGGCACGGGCACGCCGACCGGGGCGCCGCCCGGCGGTCGTGTGGAGGCGGGCGGGTTCGCCTGGGTGCCGCCGCGCGGGTGGAGGCGGGACGTGAAGACGGGTGCCGAGGTGCACTACACCTCGCCCGACGGGCGGCAGGAACTCGTCGCCAAGTCGTCGCTGGCCCGGGGGGACCTCTGGGGGACCTGGCAGCGGTCTGAGCGCGACGCCCGGCAGGGCCGGGACTACGTGCGGGTCCGGCTGGCGCGGACCAGTTTCCAGGGGTACCCGGCGGTCGTCTGGGAGTACACCTTCACCCTCAAGGGCACCCCCTGGCACGCCCGGCTGCTCGGCTTCGACGCGGACGGGAAGTCGTACCAGGTCAACACCTGGTACCGGCCGGAGATCGAGACCGGGGCCGTACAGACGTACAGCACGGTGAAGGAGACCTTCACCGTGCTGTGA
- a CDS encoding biotin transporter BioY, with protein sequence MSTATAAVRPGAVLADLLPATRVRDVALVVGGAVLTGLAAQLSVPVPGSPVPVTGQTFAALLVGTALGARRGFLSLALYAVAGAVGVPWFAGGGSGYGAVSFGYVVGMLLASALVGALARRGADRSPLRMAGTMILGEAVIYAVGVPYLALATGMSAGQAIAAGLTPFLIGDALKAALAMGALPAAWKFAGDR encoded by the coding sequence ATGAGCACCGCCACCGCCGCCGTCCGCCCCGGCGCCGTCCTCGCCGACCTCCTGCCCGCGACCCGGGTGCGCGACGTCGCCCTCGTGGTCGGCGGTGCCGTCCTCACCGGTCTCGCCGCCCAGTTGTCGGTGCCGGTGCCCGGCTCCCCGGTCCCGGTGACCGGCCAGACCTTCGCCGCGCTGCTCGTCGGCACCGCGCTCGGCGCCCGCCGCGGCTTCCTCTCCCTCGCCCTGTACGCCGTCGCCGGTGCCGTCGGCGTGCCGTGGTTCGCGGGCGGCGGCTCCGGCTACGGCGCCGTCTCCTTCGGCTATGTCGTCGGCATGCTGCTCGCCTCCGCGCTCGTCGGCGCGCTGGCCCGCCGCGGCGCCGACCGCTCCCCGCTGCGCATGGCGGGCACGATGATCCTCGGTGAGGCCGTCATCTACGCCGTGGGCGTCCCCTACCTGGCCCTGGCCACCGGCATGTCCGCCGGCCAGGCGATCGCGGCCGGGCTCACCCCCTTCCTGATCGGCGACGCCCTGAAGGCCGCCCTGGCGATGGGCGCGCTGCCCGCCGCCTGGAAGTTCGCCGGCGACCGCTGA
- a CDS encoding ROK family transcriptional regulator encodes MPRTAASTLVSPVPRAADSDRRRTSASVVLRSVLEHGPVARSTIARLTGLSPASVTEHCARLAGLGLIREDAAPRRSGGVGRPHVPVDLDGERFVVGGVHVAVPYTTVALLDLRGRVVAERRLRHEGTDPGRVFDRAAGAFAALLAGVPDRRPLGVGVAVGGWVDRETGTVVEHGLLGWREVPVRDLLGARTGLPVHVDGHARALVHGERMFGRAGGSRSVLHLFVGNVVDAAFATNDEVHHGPRSAAGAIAHLPVPGGDEPCACGRSGCLQAELSERTLCRRARAAGVGDGMNPMRVVAAAAAGDTVARGLLRERARATGRAVGLLLDVLNPETVVVTEVGVIHFEDCLGALRDAAGDSRAATVLPTSFPDSVLAVAGGSVMLDVLFRDPLSASPEVI; translated from the coding sequence ATGCCCCGTACCGCGGCATCCACCCTTGTCTCCCCCGTGCCCCGTGCCGCCGACAGCGACCGGCGGCGCACGAGTGCCAGCGTCGTGCTGCGGTCCGTGCTGGAGCACGGACCGGTGGCGCGCAGCACCATCGCCCGGCTGACCGGGCTCTCGCCCGCGTCGGTGACCGAGCACTGTGCCCGGCTGGCCGGGCTCGGACTCATCCGCGAGGACGCGGCGCCCCGCCGCTCGGGCGGGGTGGGCCGGCCGCACGTGCCCGTCGACCTCGACGGCGAGCGGTTCGTGGTCGGCGGTGTGCACGTGGCCGTGCCGTACACCACGGTGGCGCTGCTCGACCTGCGGGGCCGGGTGGTGGCCGAGCGGCGGCTGCGCCACGAGGGGACCGATCCCGGCCGGGTGTTCGACCGGGCGGCCGGCGCGTTCGCCGCGCTGCTCGCCGGGGTGCCGGACCGCCGGCCGCTGGGGGTCGGGGTCGCGGTCGGCGGCTGGGTCGACCGGGAGACGGGCACCGTGGTCGAGCACGGGCTGCTGGGCTGGCGGGAGGTGCCGGTGCGGGACCTGCTCGGCGCCCGCACCGGGCTGCCGGTCCATGTGGACGGTCACGCGCGGGCGTTGGTCCACGGTGAGCGGATGTTCGGGCGGGCCGGGGGCAGCCGCAGCGTGCTGCACCTGTTCGTGGGCAACGTGGTCGACGCGGCGTTCGCCACCAACGACGAGGTGCACCACGGGCCGCGTTCGGCGGCCGGGGCGATCGCCCATCTGCCGGTGCCGGGCGGTGACGAGCCCTGCGCGTGCGGCCGTAGCGGCTGCCTCCAGGCGGAGCTGAGCGAGCGGACGCTGTGCCGGCGGGCCCGGGCGGCCGGGGTCGGCGACGGGATGAACCCGATGCGGGTGGTGGCCGCGGCGGCGGCCGGGGACACGGTGGCCCGGGGGCTGCTGCGGGAGCGGGCCCGGGCGACCGGACGGGCCGTCGGACTGCTGCTCGACGTGCTCAATCCGGAGACGGTCGTGGTCACCGAGGTCGGTGTCATCCACTTCGAGGACTGCCTGGGCGCACTGCGGGACGCGGCCGGGGACAGCCGTGCGGCCACCGTGCTGCCGACGAGTTTCCCGGATTCCGTGCTGGCGGTGGCGGGCGGCTCGGTGATGCTGGACGTGCTGTTCCGGGATCCACTGAGCGCGTCACCTGAGGTTATTTAA
- a CDS encoding ABC transporter substrate-binding protein: MHRRVFLTSLLGASATVAGLSGCAKGDASADTRAAATKPLADKVPAGTSLRIASYQNVQQLQFRLAKLPRLPFAVSDWVNLGAGPDIINAFRAKSLDLANNAGIPPIQAHYQGFDAKIVAIDITRKPNYVFATKPGSDIRSVQDFKGRKLAFSQGQAQGVVLLRALKKAGLKYDEVKLVPLTSNQFLTALQSGQVDVAPLANSQTPAYLKQYGAKGARTVATDVVDLLNLLWAPQSVLADPAKAAAVAAYIPQWAKGQVWQYEHPDVWNEEFYVKTQNLTPDQAKSISALANKPLFPPRWDEAIAWEQETADLLAEGGFVKKFDVSSLFDHRFEALAARAVPAEYRK; encoded by the coding sequence ATGCACCGTCGTGTCTTTCTCACCTCCCTGCTGGGCGCGTCCGCCACCGTGGCGGGTCTCAGCGGCTGCGCCAAGGGCGACGCGTCCGCCGACACCAGGGCGGCCGCCACCAAGCCGCTCGCCGACAAGGTGCCGGCCGGCACCAGCCTGAGGATCGCGTCGTACCAGAACGTGCAGCAGCTGCAGTTCCGGCTGGCCAAGCTGCCCCGGCTGCCGTTCGCGGTGTCCGACTGGGTCAACCTCGGGGCCGGTCCGGACATCATCAACGCGTTCCGCGCCAAGTCCCTCGACCTCGCCAACAACGCGGGCATCCCGCCGATCCAGGCGCACTACCAGGGCTTCGACGCGAAGATCGTGGCGATCGACATCACCCGCAAGCCCAACTACGTGTTCGCCACCAAGCCCGGCAGCGACATCCGCTCGGTGCAGGACTTCAAGGGCAGGAAGCTCGCCTTCTCGCAGGGCCAGGCCCAGGGGGTCGTGCTGCTGCGGGCGCTGAAGAAGGCCGGCCTGAAGTACGACGAGGTGAAACTGGTCCCGCTGACCAGCAACCAGTTCCTGACCGCCCTGCAGTCCGGACAGGTGGACGTGGCCCCGCTCGCGAACAGCCAGACGCCCGCCTACCTGAAGCAGTACGGGGCCAAGGGCGCCCGCACGGTCGCCACCGACGTCGTCGACCTGCTCAACCTGCTCTGGGCGCCGCAGTCGGTGCTCGCCGACCCGGCGAAGGCGGCGGCGGTCGCCGCCTACATCCCCCAGTGGGCGAAGGGCCAGGTGTGGCAGTACGAGCACCCGGACGTGTGGAACGAGGAGTTCTACGTCAAGACCCAGAACCTGACCCCGGACCAGGCGAAGTCCATCTCGGCGCTCGCCAACAAGCCGCTCTTCCCGCCGCGCTGGGACGAGGCGATCGCGTGGGAGCAGGAGACGGCCGACCTGCTCGCCGAGGGCGGGTTCGTGAAGAAGTTCGACGTCTCCTCGCTCTTCGACCACCGCTTCGAGGCCCTCGCCGCCCGGGCCGTACCGGCGGAGTACCGGAAGTGA
- a CDS encoding ABC transporter permease, with protein MSAVTSTTTAVAASDADELPQVRRRRRLSPGRRLPAARLAGPLLVLALWAAASAAGTLDTGAIPAPWTVLRTGARLWTDGTLPTDVLTSLKRAGAGFVIGLTAGVVLALASGLSRTGEALIDGTVQLNRAIPTLGLIPLFILWLGIGETFKIAIIAIVVYIPIYLNTHAALSGIDSRFVELAEVQGLSRFRFVRQVVIPGALPGFFVGLRLGVTGSWLGLVVLEQINATSGLGYLMFQAQNYGQSDVILVGLLIYGVFGLVSDSVVRLVERRVLSWRRTLSS; from the coding sequence GTGAGCGCCGTGACCTCGACGACGACCGCCGTGGCGGCGTCCGACGCCGACGAACTGCCCCAGGTGCGCCGGCGCAGGCGCCTGTCCCCAGGCCGCCGGCTGCCCGCCGCCCGGCTGGCCGGGCCGCTGCTGGTACTCGCCCTGTGGGCCGCCGCCTCGGCGGCCGGGACGCTGGACACGGGCGCGATCCCGGCGCCCTGGACGGTGCTGCGCACGGGCGCCCGGCTGTGGACCGACGGCACGCTGCCGACCGACGTGCTGACCTCGCTGAAGCGGGCCGGGGCGGGCTTCGTGATCGGCCTGACCGCCGGGGTCGTCCTGGCGCTCGCCTCCGGTCTCAGCCGGACCGGGGAGGCGCTGATCGACGGGACCGTGCAGCTCAACCGCGCGATACCGACCCTCGGCCTGATCCCGCTGTTCATCCTCTGGCTGGGCATCGGGGAGACCTTCAAGATCGCCATCATCGCGATCGTCGTCTACATCCCGATCTACCTGAACACGCACGCCGCGCTGTCCGGCATCGACAGCCGGTTCGTCGAGCTGGCCGAGGTGCAGGGCCTGTCGAGGTTCAGGTTCGTCCGCCAGGTGGTGATCCCCGGCGCGCTGCCCGGATTCTTCGTGGGACTCCGGCTCGGCGTCACCGGCTCCTGGCTCGGCCTGGTCGTGCTGGAGCAGATCAACGCCACCAGCGGCCTCGGCTACCTGATGTTCCAGGCGCAGAACTACGGCCAGAGCGACGTGATCCTGGTCGGCCTGCTGATCTACGGCGTCTTCGGCCTGGTCTCCGACAGCGTGGTCCGTCTCGTCGAACGGAGGGTGCTGTCATGGCGCCGCACACTGAGCAGCTGA
- a CDS encoding ABC transporter ATP-binding protein, with the protein MAPHTEQLTRPAVQLRGLTRSFGERTVLDGIDLDLPAGQFTALLGHSGSGKSTLLRAVAGLDHGVAGEGRLTAPERVSVVFQDSRLLPWRRVLDNVLLGLDGKDAAERGRAALAEVGLGGRERAWPGELSGGEAQRAALARSLVREPELLLADEPFGALDALTRIRMHNLLRELWKRHRPSVLLVTHDVDEAIVLADRVLVLDRGRIGLDLTIDRPHPRSYREPVLGEYRERLLAALGVTEDHA; encoded by the coding sequence ATGGCGCCGCACACTGAGCAGCTGACCCGTCCGGCCGTCCAACTGCGCGGCCTGACGCGCTCGTTCGGGGAGCGCACCGTCCTCGACGGCATCGACCTCGACCTGCCGGCCGGGCAGTTCACGGCCCTGCTCGGGCACAGCGGCTCGGGCAAGTCGACCCTGCTGCGGGCGGTCGCCGGACTCGACCACGGGGTGGCGGGCGAGGGGCGGCTCACCGCGCCCGAGCGGGTGTCGGTGGTCTTCCAGGACTCCCGGCTGCTGCCCTGGCGCCGGGTGCTGGACAACGTCCTGCTGGGCCTGGACGGCAAGGACGCCGCCGAACGCGGCCGGGCCGCGCTGGCGGAGGTGGGCCTGGGCGGCCGCGAGCGGGCCTGGCCGGGCGAGCTGTCCGGCGGTGAGGCGCAGCGCGCCGCGCTCGCCCGCTCCCTGGTCCGTGAGCCCGAACTGCTGCTTGCCGACGAGCCGTTCGGGGCGCTGGACGCGCTCACCCGGATCCGGATGCACAACCTGCTGCGCGAGCTGTGGAAGCGCCACCGGCCTTCCGTGCTGCTCGTCACGCACGACGTGGACGAGGCGATCGTGCTCGCCGACCGCGTCCTCGTCCTGGACCGGGGCCGGATCGGCCTCGACCTGACCATCGACCGGCCCCACCCGCGCTCCTACCGCGAGCCGGTGCTGGGCGAGTACCGCGAGCGGCTGCTGGCAGCCCTCGGTGTCACGGAGGACCACGCATGA
- a CDS encoding LLM class flavin-dependent oxidoreductase, translating into MTRLLHLNAFLMNTGHHEASWRLPESDPYAHVDLAHYVRLARTAERGTFDSLFLADGPQLWSNLAQRPAGALEPLTLLTALATATEHIGLIATASTSYNSPYNLARRFASLDIVSGGRAGWNIVTTAGAEAARNFGLDAEPAHAERYARAAEFLDVAFKLWDSWEDDAVVADKAAGVWGDDGKIHPPRHRGAYFSVAGALNVPRSPQGYPLLVQAGSSDDGKAFAARYAEAVFTAQQTLAGAQDFYADLKSRTAAAGRNPEHVKVLPGIVPVLGSTEAEARAAEQVLEDHIVHTHGVDRLENLLRLAPGTLELDAPLPGDLPPESAIEGAKSRYTLVVELARSERLTVRQLIARLGGGRGHLTVAGTPEQIADRIETWFTQGAADGFNIMPPVLPSGLEAFVEHVVPILRARGLLRTAYGPERTLRERYGLPRPANQYLTPAFA; encoded by the coding sequence ATGACCCGCCTGCTCCACCTGAACGCGTTCCTGATGAACACCGGCCACCACGAGGCCTCCTGGCGGCTGCCGGAGAGCGATCCGTACGCGCACGTCGACCTCGCCCACTACGTGCGGCTGGCGCGGACCGCCGAACGCGGCACCTTCGACTCGCTGTTCCTCGCCGACGGCCCCCAGCTGTGGAGCAACCTCGCCCAGCGCCCGGCCGGCGCCCTGGAACCGCTCACCCTGCTGACCGCGCTGGCGACGGCGACCGAGCACATCGGGCTGATCGCCACCGCGTCCACCTCCTACAACTCCCCCTACAACCTGGCCCGCAGGTTCGCCTCGCTGGACATCGTCAGCGGCGGCCGGGCCGGCTGGAACATCGTCACCACCGCGGGCGCCGAGGCCGCCCGCAACTTCGGCCTGGACGCCGAGCCCGCGCACGCCGAGCGCTACGCCAGGGCCGCCGAGTTCCTGGACGTGGCCTTCAAGCTGTGGGACAGCTGGGAGGACGACGCGGTCGTCGCCGACAAGGCGGCCGGCGTCTGGGGCGACGACGGCAAGATCCACCCGCCCCGGCACCGGGGCGCGTACTTCAGCGTGGCGGGCGCCCTCAACGTGCCCCGCTCCCCGCAGGGCTACCCGCTGCTGGTGCAGGCCGGCTCCTCGGACGACGGCAAGGCGTTCGCCGCCCGGTACGCGGAGGCGGTGTTCACCGCCCAGCAGACCCTCGCCGGCGCCCAGGACTTCTACGCCGACCTGAAGTCCCGCACCGCGGCGGCGGGCCGCAACCCCGAGCACGTCAAGGTGCTGCCCGGCATCGTCCCGGTGCTCGGCTCGACGGAGGCGGAGGCGCGGGCCGCCGAGCAGGTGCTGGAGGACCACATCGTGCACACGCACGGCGTGGACCGCCTGGAGAACCTGCTGCGGCTGGCGCCCGGCACGCTGGAGCTGGACGCCCCGCTCCCCGGCGACCTGCCCCCGGAGTCCGCCATCGAGGGCGCCAAGAGCCGTTACACGCTCGTCGTGGAACTCGCCCGGAGCGAGCGGCTCACCGTGCGGCAGCTCATCGCCCGGCTCGGCGGCGGCCGCGGTCACCTCACCGTCGCCGGGACGCCCGAGCAGATCGCCGACCGGATCGAGACCTGGTTCACCCAGGGCGCCGCCGACGGCTTCAACATCATGCCGCCCGTGCTGCCCTCCGGCCTGGAGGCGTTCGTCGAGCACGTGGTGCCGATCCTGCGCGCCCGTGGCCTGCTGCGCACCGCCTACGGCCCCGAGCGGACCCTGCGGGAGCGCTACGGCCTGCCCCGCCCCGCCAACCAGTACCTGACCCCCGCCTTCGCCTGA
- a CDS encoding TauD/TfdA dioxygenase family protein yields the protein MSIEITKVTARIGARVSGVDITAPLAPEEVTAIREALNVHKALVFDAGALDDAGQQAFARHFGDLTTAHPTVGAVDGAPNVLPVDSERGRANHWHTDVTFVLNPPQASTLRSLTVPPYGGETLIANAAAAYRDLPEPLRRLADTLWAEHTNDYDYAVPDEEIDEEKAAQRAQFTSIRFRTTHPVVRVHPLTGERGLFIGGFAQRIAGLSVGESRKVLDLLQSYVTRPENVLRHRWSENQLVLFDNRITQHYAIDNYDGAPRRLHRVTVAGDVPVGIEGKESWSVEGDAAHYTPVAA from the coding sequence ATGTCCATCGAGATCACCAAGGTCACCGCGCGCATCGGCGCACGGGTCTCCGGCGTCGACATCACCGCGCCGCTCGCCCCGGAGGAGGTCACCGCGATCCGCGAGGCCCTGAACGTCCACAAGGCACTCGTCTTCGACGCCGGCGCGCTGGACGACGCCGGGCAGCAGGCGTTCGCCCGCCACTTCGGCGACCTGACCACCGCGCACCCGACGGTCGGCGCGGTCGACGGCGCCCCGAACGTGCTGCCGGTCGACAGCGAGCGGGGCCGCGCCAACCACTGGCACACCGACGTCACCTTCGTCCTCAACCCGCCGCAGGCCAGCACCCTGCGCTCGCTCACCGTCCCGCCGTACGGCGGCGAGACCCTGATCGCCAACGCGGCGGCCGCCTATCGCGACCTGCCCGAGCCGCTGCGGCGGCTGGCCGACACCCTGTGGGCGGAGCACACCAACGACTACGACTACGCGGTGCCGGACGAGGAGATCGACGAGGAGAAGGCCGCCCAGCGGGCGCAGTTCACGTCGATCAGGTTCCGCACGACGCACCCGGTGGTCCGGGTCCACCCGCTGACCGGGGAGCGCGGCCTGTTCATCGGCGGGTTCGCGCAGCGGATCGCCGGTCTCTCGGTCGGCGAGTCCCGCAAGGTCCTCGACCTGCTCCAGTCCTACGTCACCCGCCCGGAGAACGTGCTGCGCCACCGCTGGTCGGAGAACCAGCTCGTGCTCTTCGACAACCGGATCACCCAGCACTACGCCATCGACAACTACGACGGCGCGCCCCGCCGGCTGCACCGGGTGACCGTCGCCGGTGACGTCCCGGTGGGTATCGAGGGCAAGGAGAGCTGGTCGGTCGAGGGCGACGCGGCGCACTACACACCGGTCGCCGCGTAA
- a CDS encoding amino acid permease: protein MPSSPSLDTPPERRADAPQAPDASLSHGLKQRHLSMIALGGVIGSGLFVGSGAGIAAAGPSIVVAFALSGLLVMLVMRMLGEMSAAYPSSGSFSAHAERAIGPWAGFAAGWSFWVLLCTAVGMEGIGAAKIVQGWLPGTPQWMWVALFMLVFCGANLAAVKSFGEFEFWFAALKVGAISLFLVLGALAVAGVLPGTDSPGASNLTDFLPHGSEGLVIGLLASVFAYGGLETVTIAAAESEDPVRGVANAVRTAMWRIALFYVGSMAVVVTLVPWDSKEIVTKGPYVAALDHLGIPGAGQLMNVVVLVALLSAMNANTYGSSRIAYSLVRRGMGPKALAKVSGGVPRVAVLVSSVFGFACVLLSYWRPDDVFAWLLNMIGAVILVVWIFIAVSQLVLRRRMEREPGERPAVRMWGFPWLTWVALAGMAAIFVLMARQPDTRVQLYSTGGMTLVLAAVGYARQRARAGR from the coding sequence ATGCCCAGCAGCCCCTCCCTGGACACACCCCCCGAGCGGCGGGCGGACGCCCCGCAGGCCCCGGACGCCTCCCTGTCCCACGGCCTCAAGCAGCGCCACCTGTCGATGATCGCCCTGGGCGGGGTGATCGGCTCGGGCCTGTTCGTCGGCTCGGGCGCCGGCATCGCCGCCGCCGGCCCGTCCATCGTGGTCGCCTTCGCCCTCTCCGGCCTCCTGGTGATGCTGGTGATGCGGATGCTCGGCGAGATGTCGGCCGCCTACCCGTCCTCGGGTTCGTTCTCCGCGCACGCGGAGCGGGCGATCGGTCCCTGGGCGGGTTTCGCCGCCGGCTGGTCGTTCTGGGTGCTGCTGTGCACGGCCGTCGGCATGGAGGGCATCGGCGCCGCGAAGATCGTCCAGGGCTGGCTGCCGGGCACGCCGCAGTGGATGTGGGTGGCGCTGTTCATGCTGGTCTTCTGCGGCGCCAACCTGGCCGCGGTGAAGAGCTTCGGCGAGTTCGAGTTCTGGTTCGCGGCACTGAAGGTCGGCGCGATCAGCCTCTTCCTGGTGCTCGGCGCGCTGGCCGTCGCGGGCGTCCTGCCCGGCACCGACTCCCCCGGCGCCTCGAACCTGACCGACTTCCTGCCGCACGGCAGTGAGGGCCTGGTCATCGGCCTGCTGGCGTCCGTGTTCGCCTACGGCGGCCTGGAGACGGTCACCATCGCGGCCGCCGAGTCCGAGGACCCGGTGCGCGGCGTGGCGAACGCCGTGCGCACGGCGATGTGGCGCATCGCGCTGTTCTACGTCGGCTCGATGGCGGTCGTGGTCACCCTGGTCCCGTGGGACTCGAAGGAGATCGTGACGAAGGGCCCGTACGTCGCCGCCCTCGACCACCTGGGCATCCCGGGCGCCGGCCAGCTGATGAACGTGGTCGTGCTGGTCGCCCTGCTCTCGGCGATGAACGCCAACACCTACGGCTCCTCGCGCATCGCCTACTCGCTGGTGCGGCGCGGCATGGGCCCGAAGGCGCTGGCGAAGGTCTCCGGCGGGGTGCCGCGCGTCGCGGTCCTCGTCTCCTCGGTCTTCGGCTTCGCCTGCGTCCTGCTCAGCTACTGGCGGCCGGACGACGTCTTCGCGTGGCTGCTGAACATGATCGGCGCGGTCATCCTGGTCGTCTGGATCTTCATCGCCGTCTCCCAGCTGGTGCTGCGCCGCCGCATGGAGCGTGAGCCGGGCGAGCGCCCCGCGGTCCGGATGTGGGGCTTCCCGTGGCTCACCTGGGTCGCGCTGGCGGGCATGGCGGCGATCTTCGTCCTGATGGCGCGGCAGCCCGACACCCGGGTGCAGCTGTACTCGACGGGCGGCATGACGCTGGTCCTCGCGGCCGTCGGGTACGCCCGGCAGCGGGCGCGCGCCGGGCGCTGA
- a CDS encoding superoxide dismutase, protein MPVYTLPELPYDYAALAPVISPEIIELHHDKHHAAYVKGANDTLEQLAEAREKESWGAINGLEKSLAFHLSGHILHSVYWQNMTGPKEGGGEPLAADGVGELAEAIRESFGSFAAFRTQLSKAAATTQGSGWGVLAYEPLSGRLIVEQVYDHQGNVGQGATPLLVFDAWEHAFYLQYRNQKVDFVEAMWQVVNWQDVARRHAAARSGANALLIAP, encoded by the coding sequence ATGCCCGTCTACACGCTGCCCGAGCTGCCCTACGACTACGCGGCGCTGGCGCCCGTGATCAGCCCCGAGATCATCGAGCTGCACCACGACAAGCACCACGCGGCCTATGTGAAGGGCGCCAACGACACCCTCGAGCAGCTCGCGGAGGCGCGTGAGAAGGAGTCATGGGGCGCGATCAACGGCCTGGAGAAGAGCCTGGCCTTCCACCTCTCCGGGCACATCCTGCACAGCGTCTACTGGCAGAACATGACCGGCCCGAAGGAGGGCGGCGGGGAGCCGCTGGCGGCCGACGGCGTGGGCGAGCTGGCCGAGGCGATCAGGGAGTCCTTCGGGTCCTTCGCCGCCTTCCGCACCCAGCTCTCCAAGGCGGCGGCCACCACCCAGGGCTCCGGCTGGGGCGTGCTGGCGTATGAGCCGCTCAGCGGGCGCCTGATCGTCGAGCAGGTCTACGACCACCAGGGCAACGTCGGCCAGGGCGCGACCCCGCTGCTGGTCTTCGACGCCTGGGAGCACGCCTTCTACCTGCAGTACCGCAACCAGAAGGTGGACTTCGTCGAGGCGATGTGGCAGGTCGTGAACTGGCAGGACGTGGCCCGCCGCCACGCCGCCGCCCGGTCCGGGGCGAACGCCCTGCTGATCGCGCCCTGA